The proteins below come from a single Mya arenaria isolate MELC-2E11 chromosome 6, ASM2691426v1 genomic window:
- the LOC128237500 gene encoding ras-related protein R-Ras2-like — protein MSRNHHRGETGNVNQNYKLVVVGGGGVGKSALTIQFIQSYFVTDYDPTIEDSYAKQCVIDGDVARLDILDTAGQEEFSAMREQYMRSGMGFLLVYSVTDRSSFDEIYKFHKQILRVKDREEFPMILVGNKSDLDHQRQIKLEEGQELAHQLSISHIEASAKMRMNVDQAFYDLVRKVRQFEYNEGPPVKVKTKSKSRCAIL, from the exons ATGTCAAGGAATCATCATCGAGGGGAAACTGGGAATGTGAACCAGAATTATAAACTGGTTGTAGTAGGGGGAGGAGGTGTGGGAAAATCAGCTCTTACAATTCAGTTTATACAG tCATATTTTGTGACAGACTATGACCCTACCATTGAGGATTCATACGCCAAGCAGTGTGTCATTGATGGAGATGTGGCACGGCTGGACA TCCTCGATACAGCTGGCCAAGAGGAGTTCAGTGCTATGAGAGAACAGTACATGAGGTCTGGTATGGGATTTCTCCTGGTGTACTCCGTCACAGACAGGAGCAG ttttgacgAGATCTACAAATTCCACAAGCAGATATTGCGTGTGAAGGACCGGGAGGAGTTTCCCATGATTCTCGTCGGCAACAAATCTGACCTCGATCACCAAAGACAG ATTAAACTTGAGGAGGGACAGGAGCTAGCCCATCAATTGTCTATCAGCCACATAGAGGCCAGTGCCAAAATGAGGATGAATGTTGACCAGGCCTTCTATGATCTAGTCAGGAAAGTCAG aCAATTTGAGTACAATGAAGGTCCCCCAGTAAAAGTGAAGACGAAATCCAAGTCCCGATGTGCTATATTATAA